The following are from one region of the bacterium genome:
- a CDS encoding PEP-CTERM sorting domain-containing protein (PEP-CTERM proteins occur, often in large numbers, in the proteomes of bacteria that also encode an exosortase, a predicted intramembrane cysteine proteinase. The presence of a PEP-CTERM domain at a protein's C-terminus predicts cleavage within the sorting domain, followed by covalent anchoring to some some component of the (usually Gram-negative) cell surface. Many PEP-CTERM proteins exhibit an unusual sequence composition that includes large numbers of potential glycosylation sites. Expression of one such protein has been shown restore the ability of a bacterium to form floc, a type of biofilm.), producing MRRVCVYVVVLAIAIALLSSVSAGAYNWSVQYAIDTSQSVFGVSQSPYPRDNRGLAISPDGRYLYAGYNNSYNSTGEVRKIDLTVSDYIDATVARTTGVRGKSIAVDDAGRVYLAEGSTIQVYDADLTASMYSITTTKCEGLTVAREGGALVLYGTDRTNKTLTRWELTESGGSITGATASGLDGDGVVSITGASSLRGVEVDNSGNIWMADQDANKVFRVDSAGGSLASVDIATPMDLAFNGSSMLVTGYTSRAISVVGADMSISSVLSVPWESLELDPDGQSAGGALSGIVAVGDGFYVTNETGQTADEKSTYGRIDDNSGTIEGKFYTDTLYDDNDPILHASVPEPGSLIALITGLVGLVGIASRRKRA from the coding sequence ATGAGGCGTGTTTGCGTCTATGTGGTTGTGCTCGCAATCGCAATAGCGTTGCTGTCGAGCGTATCTGCCGGAGCCTATAACTGGTCTGTTCAGTATGCCATCGACACCAGCCAGTCTGTTTTTGGAGTTTCGCAATCGCCATATCCGCGCGATAATCGCGGTCTTGCAATTTCCCCAGATGGTCGATATCTATATGCCGGCTACAACAACAGCTACAACAGCACCGGCGAGGTCCGCAAGATCGACCTGACCGTTTCGGACTACATCGATGCCACGGTAGCCCGCACGACCGGTGTGCGCGGCAAGTCAATAGCCGTAGACGATGCGGGGCGGGTATACCTTGCAGAGGGCTCGACGATTCAGGTTTATGACGCCGATCTCACTGCATCCATGTATAGCATCACCACTACCAAATGTGAGGGTCTGACTGTGGCTCGTGAAGGTGGTGCACTGGTGCTATACGGCACGGACAGGACCAACAAGACTCTCACACGTTGGGAGCTTACAGAGAGCGGTGGTTCCATCACCGGCGCGACGGCATCCGGTCTGGACGGTGATGGTGTAGTGTCGATCACCGGCGCATCGAGTTTGAGAGGCGTCGAAGTGGACAACAGCGGTAATATCTGGATGGCTGACCAGGATGCCAACAAAGTGTTTCGTGTAGACTCGGCAGGCGGCAGTCTTGCATCGGTAGATATAGCAACGCCCATGGACCTCGCATTCAACGGTTCGTCCATGCTTGTCACAGGATATACCAGCCGCGCTATAAGCGTGGTCGGCGCTGATATGAGCATCAGTTCTGTTTTGAGCGTGCCCTGGGAGAGTCTTGAGCTTGATCCTGATGGGCAGAGCGCAGGTGGAGCACTGTCGGGGATAGTGGCTGTTGGTGATGGTTTCTATGTGACGAATGAGACCGGCCAGACGGCTGACGAGAAGTCTACATATGGCCGGATTGACGACAACAGCGGCACAATCGAGGGCAAGTTCTACACAGACACACTCTACGATGACAATGATCCGATTTTGCATGCATCGGTGCCCGAGCCTGGCAGCCTGATAGCTCTTATCACTGGTCTTGTGGGCTTAGTGGGCATAGCGTCTCGACGCAAACGAGCGTAA
- a CDS encoding RidA family protein codes for MRVKVETNNAPAAIGPYSQAIKANGFLFISGQIPINPATGQIEAVDAVTQTKQVMENLRGILASQGMTFDDVVKTTIFLTDIGDFGRVNDVYASYMLSDAPARSTVQVAALPRGAKVEIEAIAVLP; via the coding sequence ATGCGAGTGAAAGTCGAAACTAATAATGCGCCTGCAGCCATCGGACCATACAGTCAGGCAATAAAAGCAAACGGGTTCCTGTTCATATCCGGCCAGATTCCGATCAATCCGGCAACCGGCCAAATTGAAGCGGTGGACGCCGTCACACAAACCAAACAAGTTATGGAAAACCTTAGAGGCATACTGGCATCCCAGGGCATGACATTCGATGATGTGGTGAAAACGACTATCTTCCTGACCGATATAGGCGACTTTGGACGCGTGAACGACGTATACGCATCATATATGCTTTCAGATGCGCCGGCGCGCTCGACTGTGCAAGTTGCTGCCCTGCCGCGCGGAGCAAAAGTCGAAATTGAGGCTATTGCAGTGCTGCCGTAG
- the folK gene encoding 2-amino-4-hydroxy-6-hydroxymethyldihydropteridine diphosphokinase: MNTKTAYLGIGTNLGDKVANVHKAIEMVDAHEGCTVSAVSSIYITKPVGVKDQPDFANAVIAVKTALDPYELLELCNKIEREMGRKRTIRWGPRVIDMDILLYEDVNISEKQLTIPHPMMMERAFVLIPLAEIAPDLELPGGITAKEAAEQIDRAGIKQIHLLN, translated from the coding sequence ATGAACACAAAGACTGCATATCTTGGCATAGGCACGAACCTGGGGGACAAGGTTGCGAATGTGCACAAAGCCATTGAAATGGTCGATGCACACGAAGGTTGCACTGTGTCAGCCGTCTCATCTATCTATATAACAAAGCCTGTCGGCGTAAAGGATCAGCCGGACTTTGCCAATGCAGTCATCGCGGTGAAGACTGCTCTCGATCCGTATGAGCTGTTGGAGCTATGCAACAAGATAGAACGGGAAATGGGGCGCAAGAGAACAATAAGGTGGGGTCCGAGAGTCATAGATATGGATATTTTGCTCTATGAGGACGTCAATATAAGTGAGAAACAGCTTACGATCCCCCACCCGATGATGATGGAAAGGGCATTCGTGCTGATCCCGCTTGCTGAGATTGCGCCTGACTTGGAACTGCCGGGCGGTATTACGGCAAAAGAAGCCGCCGAACAAATCGACCGTGCGGGGATAAAGCAAATCCACCTACTGAATTGA
- a CDS encoding M28 family peptidase, translated as MLRHSISIICALMCVMLTAVIGCSPGGTSANVPTFDETHAFSLLKQQVEFGPRYPGTGGHKMTAEFIQAQLKPYADAVKVQEFSKTVRGNYLEMQNIIAHFNPDSKRHILLAAHWDSRPTADMEIDPAKKKQPIPAANDGGSGVAVLLELARMFAKQKPDVGVVMVFFDGEDYGPGEPEMFLGSKYLAKNLVDGTSYKGRVIKIYYGILLDMVGDKDLEIPKEQQSVNAAPDVVKKVWSMADKLGYKDVFTPEVGMSIADDHIPLNDAGVKCIDIIDFNYGPWHTLDDTPDKCSSKSLKMVGEVIANVVYAEKVESK; from the coding sequence GTGCTGAGACATTCGATATCCATAATCTGTGCGCTGATGTGCGTTATGTTGACTGCCGTTATCGGCTGTAGCCCCGGCGGCACATCGGCGAATGTGCCCACGTTTGATGAGACCCACGCATTTTCCCTGCTCAAGCAGCAGGTCGAGTTCGGTCCAAGATATCCTGGAACTGGCGGTCACAAAATGACTGCTGAGTTCATCCAAGCTCAATTGAAGCCATATGCCGACGCAGTGAAGGTTCAGGAGTTCTCAAAGACTGTGCGCGGCAATTATCTGGAGATGCAGAATATCATTGCACACTTCAACCCCGATTCCAAGAGACATATTTTGTTGGCAGCCCATTGGGACTCCCGTCCGACTGCAGATATGGAGATCGACCCTGCAAAGAAAAAGCAGCCCATTCCAGCCGCCAATGACGGTGGTTCGGGCGTGGCAGTGCTTTTGGAACTGGCGCGAATGTTTGCAAAACAGAAGCCTGATGTCGGTGTTGTGATGGTCTTTTTTGACGGTGAGGACTATGGTCCCGGCGAGCCGGAGATGTTTTTGGGATCGAAGTATTTGGCCAAGAATCTTGTCGACGGCACATCATATAAAGGCAGGGTAATCAAGATATACTATGGCATCCTGTTGGATATGGTCGGCGACAAGGACTTGGAGATACCAAAGGAGCAGCAGTCGGTGAATGCGGCGCCTGATGTGGTCAAAAAAGTCTGGAGCATGGCCGACAAACTTGGTTATAAGGATGTTTTTACTCCCGAGGTCGGTATGAGTATAGCCGACGACCATATTCCTCTGAACGATGCGGGAGTAAAGTGCATCGATATTATAGATTTCAATTATGGTCCATGGCATACGCTCGACGACACACCCGACAAATGCTCTTCCAAATCTCTCAAGATGGTGGGGGAAGTGATTGCGAATGTAGTCTATGCGGAGAAAGTGGAAAGTAAGTGA
- a CDS encoding type II secretion system F family protein, with protein sequence MFRYEAVDNSGKIVHGAMDARDEQQVAQKLTQMGYSAKAVYPAAGARASSGAGGQRAVGRSIMGRVLPHQNESVPISVKSCVSAATLAIFFRQLATLVKSGRPLFQSATDIRVSNRKIRSVLPEIQESIRSGKKLSGAMAEHSRLFPVHAVASIWCGELAGKLDIALDEIAADFEREASDTRYGRIGWFITKLALILFILQAPFLNLNTMLTAVAGQGLPAVGKYFAQGFRVAILVVIAVLVWWEIWGYIKRIPIVRLTLDTMLLRVPIWGKVHRFAAISRFFHMMDSLMSAGIGSDTAWDAASLTVRNSEIARKLKLARLSAPPNSSVVALLEHSGVIELDDLGMVSAGEKSGKLPEAMAKISEYYTDRAAAQKTVGKAWSITLLMILQGVLTVLAVYFMASGYRDYLLPMLNF encoded by the coding sequence TTGTTTAGGTACGAAGCAGTAGATAATAGCGGCAAGATTGTCCACGGCGCAATGGATGCCCGTGACGAGCAGCAGGTCGCCCAAAAGCTGACACAGATGGGATACTCCGCAAAAGCTGTGTATCCGGCTGCAGGAGCACGCGCATCGTCCGGCGCTGGTGGGCAGAGGGCTGTTGGACGCTCGATTATGGGCAGAGTATTACCTCACCAGAATGAGAGCGTGCCTATATCTGTCAAGTCTTGCGTTTCGGCTGCCACACTGGCAATCTTCTTCAGGCAGCTCGCCACTCTGGTCAAGTCGGGAAGACCTTTGTTTCAGTCCGCAACCGATATCAGAGTCTCCAACCGCAAAATACGGTCAGTGCTGCCTGAGATTCAGGAAAGCATCCGCTCGGGCAAAAAACTCTCAGGAGCAATGGCCGAGCATTCGAGGCTGTTTCCAGTGCATGCGGTGGCATCCATCTGGTGCGGAGAACTTGCAGGTAAGTTGGATATCGCGCTGGATGAGATAGCGGCAGACTTTGAACGCGAAGCGTCGGATACCAGATATGGCAGAATAGGATGGTTCATCACAAAACTTGCGCTTATCTTGTTCATCCTGCAGGCTCCGTTTCTCAATCTCAATACGATGCTGACTGCTGTGGCAGGACAGGGTCTGCCTGCGGTTGGGAAATATTTCGCGCAGGGATTTAGAGTCGCCATACTGGTGGTTATAGCCGTGCTTGTATGGTGGGAGATATGGGGCTACATTAAGCGCATCCCTATAGTGCGGCTTACGCTGGATACGATGCTGTTGAGAGTGCCTATATGGGGAAAAGTCCACAGGTTCGCTGCAATCTCAAGGTTTTTCCATATGATGGACTCGCTGATGTCGGCCGGCATCGGCTCGGACACGGCATGGGACGCGGCAAGTCTGACTGTGCGAAACAGTGAAATCGCCAGAAAACTGAAACTGGCCAGACTCAGTGCTCCGCCGAACTCGAGTGTTGTTGCGCTGCTGGAGCACTCGGGAGTCATTGAGCTTGATGATCTGGGAATGGTGTCCGCAGGCGAAAAGAGCGGAAAACTGCCTGAGGCAATGGCTAAGATATCAGAATATTACACAGACAGGGCGGCAGCGCAAAAGACTGTGGGCAAAGCATGGTCAATCACTCTGTTGATGATACTCCAAGGCGTGCTGACTGTGCTCGCAGTTTACTTTATGGCATCAGGTTATCGAGATTATTTGCTGCCGATGCTCAATTTCTAA
- a CDS encoding 5'-nucleotidase C-terminal domain-containing protein, which yields MRMLHKLIIIAVVLAVAACAAVGASTQSKSALGNQDVEKSETAVCDLIADAVRAELNTDIAFIAASEVNAKDTPFEAGEISSSDINALVSYPDDPLAEVSITGKALRQALEKSVSIYPQPNLGFLQVSGLEFTFDPSKDIGERVTSVKVAGAQIIDSRTYTVGMTNSMANGALGYWKIWSSGDVKHRHSDKSIIKAVEDYMTANKTIDYGTLDRIKVVK from the coding sequence ATGAGGATGCTACATAAGTTGATTATTATAGCTGTTGTGTTGGCTGTAGCTGCCTGCGCTGCGGTTGGAGCAAGCACACAGAGCAAGAGCGCTTTAGGCAACCAGGATGTGGAGAAATCCGAGACGGCAGTCTGCGATCTGATCGCGGATGCAGTGCGTGCGGAGTTGAACACTGATATCGCGTTTATTGCCGCAAGCGAGGTCAATGCCAAAGACACACCGTTTGAAGCTGGGGAGATATCTTCGTCCGATATCAATGCGCTGGTCTCATATCCCGATGATCCCCTGGCAGAGGTTTCGATCACCGGCAAGGCTCTCCGTCAGGCGCTTGAGAAGTCTGTCTCGATATATCCTCAGCCAAATCTAGGGTTCCTGCAGGTTTCCGGCCTTGAGTTTACATTCGATCCATCCAAGGATATAGGCGAGCGAGTGACGTCTGTGAAAGTGGCGGGTGCACAAATCATTGACTCCCGGACGTATACAGTGGGCATGACCAATTCCATGGCCAACGGAGCGCTGGGTTACTGGAAGATTTGGTCATCGGGCGATGTAAAGCATCGTCATTCGGACAAGAGTATTATCAAAGCCGTAGAGGACTATATGACGGCCAACAAGACTATAGACTATGGCACTTTGGACAGGATCAAAGTCGTCAAGTAG
- the panB gene encoding 3-methyl-2-oxobutanoate hydroxymethyltransferase, which produces MEKKKVTAPGLAQLKAAGEKISVLTAYDYPMGKILDQAGIDVVLVGDSLGWVVLGYDSGLKVTMEDMIRHSAAVSRGVSRALQVCDMPFLSYQVSEEDAVRNAGRLVSEGNAEAVKLEGGEHMASTIGRIINAGIPVVGHLGLTPQYVHQIGGLKKVGKDAEGAQKIKQDALILQDVGVSAIVLEAIPEYLAKEVTESLAIPTIGIGSGPYCDGQVLVTHDMVGMFDKFKPSFVKQYADVWQVMLEAFTKYSSEVKDGTFPERKAK; this is translated from the coding sequence ATGGAAAAGAAAAAAGTTACAGCTCCCGGGCTGGCTCAGTTGAAAGCAGCCGGAGAGAAGATATCCGTGCTGACTGCGTATGACTACCCTATGGGCAAAATTCTGGACCAGGCGGGTATCGATGTGGTGTTGGTCGGGGACAGCCTGGGATGGGTCGTGCTCGGCTATGACAGCGGGCTGAAAGTGACCATGGAAGATATGATCCGGCATTCCGCTGCCGTGTCGCGAGGAGTCAGTCGTGCACTACAGGTGTGCGATATGCCGTTCCTCTCATATCAGGTCAGCGAAGAAGATGCCGTCAGAAATGCCGGGCGACTGGTAAGCGAAGGCAATGCCGAAGCGGTCAAACTCGAAGGTGGAGAGCATATGGCCTCCACGATCGGCAGAATAATCAACGCGGGAATTCCTGTGGTCGGCCACCTGGGGCTTACTCCGCAATATGTCCATCAGATCGGTGGGCTTAAAAAAGTGGGCAAGGATGCCGAGGGCGCACAGAAAATTAAACAGGATGCGCTTATTTTGCAGGATGTCGGTGTCAGTGCAATTGTTTTGGAGGCAATCCCGGAATATCTGGCGAAGGAAGTGACTGAAAGCCTGGCGATTCCCACTATAGGAATAGGATCGGGTCCGTATTGTGACGGACAGGTGCTGGTCACCCACGACATGGTGGGAATGTTCGACAAATTCAAGCCGTCGTTCGTCAAGCAATACGCCGATGTGTGGCAGGTTATGCTTGAGGCTTTCACCAAATATAGCAGCGAGGTTAAGGACGGGACTTTCCCCGAACGCAAAGCTAAATGA
- a CDS encoding DnaJ domain-containing protein — translation MKTTRNYYEILGLPRDAAPAQIKRRYKQLVRKYHPDVAEDKLLAHRLFIQIQEAYDTLTDPVARRDYDAKLNAQIPRTTTHTTHASQTARPQQGQTGDAAGHIKDAQFAYVQRRFHEAAGHCKKALKIDPRNARAHVVMGDIYKAQGRLANAIRSYSYAIQYNPSDKVAEKKLMDMVGKQVSHSSSPGHAPSQTRLAALNMIWWAIAVFLIVAIHISPGEPIPWLREYIPYIRLWSWNLVVLMAASSLVIGILISINGLVRNPDEELVFDASGGNWAVIPTGLILLLGSGFFFLGAAVFYIVASLVQWSISRSVLITFACVIGVVVLSSLTYRPDAARQVLLFGGNVSFFSMLIGWYIGSSFRPLSG, via the coding sequence GTGAAAACAACACGCAACTATTATGAAATCCTGGGTCTGCCGCGCGATGCGGCACCGGCACAGATCAAACGGCGATATAAGCAGCTCGTGCGCAAATATCACCCTGATGTGGCTGAAGACAAACTCCTGGCACACAGGCTCTTTATCCAGATCCAAGAGGCTTACGATACTCTGACCGACCCGGTGGCGCGCCGGGATTATGACGCAAAACTGAACGCGCAAATCCCAAGGACTACTACGCACACCACACATGCGTCGCAGACGGCTCGGCCTCAGCAAGGGCAGACAGGTGACGCGGCAGGACATATCAAAGATGCGCAGTTCGCATATGTGCAGAGACGCTTCCATGAGGCAGCCGGTCACTGCAAAAAGGCGCTTAAAATTGATCCGCGAAACGCGCGCGCTCACGTTGTTATGGGCGATATATATAAAGCTCAGGGACGCCTGGCAAACGCAATCAGGTCTTACAGTTATGCGATCCAATATAACCCATCCGATAAGGTGGCCGAAAAGAAGCTGATGGACATGGTCGGCAAGCAGGTGTCGCACTCGTCATCACCTGGACATGCTCCATCTCAAACCAGGTTGGCGGCACTCAATATGATTTGGTGGGCTATAGCAGTTTTTTTGATCGTTGCTATTCATATATCGCCGGGCGAGCCGATCCCATGGCTGAGAGAATATATCCCTTATATCAGGCTGTGGAGTTGGAACCTGGTCGTGCTGATGGCGGCAAGCTCTTTGGTGATCGGTATACTCATCTCCATCAACGGGCTGGTGCGAAACCCTGACGAGGAACTGGTGTTCGACGCATCCGGCGGCAACTGGGCCGTGATCCCAACAGGACTGATATTGCTCCTCGGCTCGGGTTTCTTTTTCCTGGGCGCTGCAGTATTCTATATAGTAGCAAGCCTGGTTCAATGGAGTATATCCCGATCGGTGCTGATTACGTTCGCGTGCGTGATCGGAGTGGTGGTTTTGTCGAGCTTGACCTATAGACCCGATGCAGCAAGACAAGTGCTGCTTTTTGGAGGAAATGTGTCTTTCTTCTCGATGTTGATCGGATGGTATATTGGGTCTTCATTCAGGCCGCTGAGCGGATAA
- a CDS encoding YhcH/YjgK/YiaL family protein, which yields MIMILDRLGNAKRYEQLHPAFGRAFMFLASLTDKTEPGRYEIDGDNLYVNVMDAECRDRSSAKLEAHKKYIDIQYVVLGSETMGWRDVKTCKSVVEPHNESGDYALFSDTPDTFFDVPSGVFVIYFPDDAHAPQIGEGSVRKAVAKVAID from the coding sequence ATGATAATGATATTGGACAGACTGGGAAACGCAAAGCGATATGAGCAGCTTCACCCTGCATTCGGCAGGGCTTTCATGTTTTTGGCGAGTCTCACCGACAAGACCGAGCCGGGCAGGTATGAAATAGACGGCGATAATCTCTATGTCAATGTGATGGATGCGGAGTGCCGAGACCGTTCATCAGCCAAGCTCGAGGCTCATAAGAAGTATATCGATATACAATATGTGGTGTTGGGCAGCGAGACGATGGGCTGGCGTGATGTGAAGACATGTAAATCAGTGGTCGAGCCGCATAACGAAAGTGGCGACTATGCACTTTTCTCCGACACACCCGATACATTCTTTGATGTCCCATCGGGTGTGTTCGTTATTTATTTTCCTGATGATGCGCACGCTCCTCAGATAGGTGAGGGAAGTGTGAGAAAAGCTGTGGCAAAGGTAGCAATAGACTAA
- a CDS encoding type II secretion system F family protein: MATYSYKVKDRAGNTRTGTLEADNEHQAAAMIREAGGFPMEIRPVRPSRDVSGKSTLGSAFLRYFVYPYWTGISLRSLLFFYRQLTTMLSAGMSLSEALRGIGQRARGPMGHIVRKMHSHVQSGGRLSDEMSRHTQAFGPLDIALIRAGEQSGLLEPMADRVASHIESEITLRRRVITALLYPCLILLLIFFFPALIALVVHGAQAGALVMWAQFQMIGIPILVILIVCRFLFQFKPVRCAWDVVKIQPPVLGTMARKIAMSRFSKTLALMYSSGVPIAQAVSISADACANIAIGGSIKKVIPALNNGQSLAKSLQETGMMLPEVVDMLDIGEKTGSYDETLQKIAEYMDDETKTTLRKLPIVLFVLMMVIAGMLTYLTVLGGYTSYINQVYKLGSQ, from the coding sequence TTGGCAACATACAGTTATAAAGTTAAAGATAGAGCCGGTAATACACGGACCGGCACACTGGAAGCCGACAATGAACATCAGGCTGCCGCGATGATCCGCGAGGCAGGCGGATTTCCTATGGAGATTCGACCTGTCAGGCCATCTCGCGATGTGTCCGGCAAAAGCACACTCGGTTCTGCTTTTCTGCGATATTTCGTGTACCCATACTGGACGGGTATCAGTCTTCGCAGCCTCTTGTTCTTCTACAGACAGCTTACCACTATGCTATCTGCAGGAATGTCGCTTTCCGAAGCACTTCGAGGAATCGGACAACGTGCCCGCGGACCTATGGGGCATATTGTCAGAAAGATGCATTCACACGTGCAGAGCGGCGGACGGCTGTCTGATGAAATGAGCAGGCACACACAAGCATTCGGACCATTGGATATCGCACTGATCCGTGCTGGTGAACAAAGTGGCCTGTTGGAACCGATGGCGGACAGGGTGGCATCCCATATTGAATCTGAGATCACTCTGAGGCGCAGGGTTATTACTGCATTACTATATCCATGCTTGATCTTGCTGCTGATCTTCTTTTTCCCTGCGCTTATTGCACTCGTGGTACATGGCGCGCAGGCTGGGGCATTGGTAATGTGGGCTCAATTTCAAATGATAGGTATCCCAATTCTTGTCATATTGATTGTGTGCAGATTTTTGTTTCAATTCAAACCGGTGCGATGCGCATGGGATGTTGTGAAAATCCAACCGCCGGTGTTGGGAACTATGGCTCGGAAGATTGCGATGTCGCGCTTCTCAAAGACACTTGCGCTGATGTATTCGTCCGGAGTGCCCATCGCGCAAGCCGTATCGATATCCGCGGATGCCTGCGCCAATATTGCCATTGGCGGCAGCATCAAAAAGGTCATACCGGCTTTGAACAATGGACAATCGCTTGCTAAGTCACTGCAGGAAACTGGAATGATGCTGCCGGAAGTGGTCGATATGCTTGATATCGGTGAGAAGACAGGCAGCTATGACGAGACACTCCAAAAGATTGCCGAATATATGGATGATGAGACAAAAACAACCCTGAGAAAGCTCCCCATCGTGCTGTTTGTATTGATGATGGTGATAGCCGGGATGCTTACATATCTCACTGTTTTAGGCGGATACACCAGCTATATCAACCAGGTCTATAAGTTGGGATCACAGTGA